One genomic segment of Actinomycetota bacterium includes these proteins:
- a CDS encoding NAD(P)/FAD-dependent oxidoreductase: MSADSVWDCIVVGGGAAGLSGALVLGRARKKTLLVDAGRQSNLPAHGVGGLLGHDGRPPHELYAAGRKELAEYPTVELREGEVVGGEVVDGLFRLEMANGSAEVAKRVLLATGMDYRYADVPGIEALWGRSVFHCPFCHGWEVRDLTLGVLDAGPMAVHRALLLRAWSDDVTLLTGGPAELQSADRESLKAAGVAVDERPLARLIAEGHDLTAVEFESGAVEPYAGLLVGVTMHQRSALAAQLGAKFAPANPQTADAVEVDQMLQTTVPGMFAAGDVIPGMPSLANSISSGSRAAAAIVGSLVMEGFGA; the protein is encoded by the coding sequence GAGCGGCGCGCTGGTATTGGGAAGGGCCCGGAAAAAGACGCTTCTGGTGGATGCGGGTCGTCAAAGCAACCTCCCTGCTCACGGCGTCGGGGGACTTCTGGGTCACGATGGCCGCCCGCCGCACGAGCTCTACGCCGCCGGCCGAAAGGAGCTGGCCGAATACCCGACAGTCGAGCTTCGAGAGGGAGAGGTGGTCGGCGGTGAGGTTGTCGACGGGCTATTCCGGCTCGAGATGGCCAACGGGTCCGCCGAGGTCGCCAAACGGGTCCTGCTCGCCACCGGCATGGACTACCGCTACGCGGACGTGCCGGGCATCGAAGCTTTGTGGGGACGTTCGGTCTTCCACTGCCCCTTCTGCCACGGCTGGGAGGTCCGGGACCTGACGCTGGGTGTCCTGGACGCCGGGCCAATGGCAGTGCACCGAGCCCTGCTGCTGCGGGCCTGGAGTGACGACGTCACCCTGCTCACCGGTGGGCCGGCCGAACTCCAGAGCGCGGATCGCGAGAGCCTGAAGGCCGCAGGAGTGGCGGTCGACGAGAGGCCCCTGGCCCGGCTGATCGCAGAGGGCCACGACCTGACTGCGGTTGAGTTCGAGTCCGGCGCCGTCGAGCCCTATGCCGGTTTGCTGGTCGGTGTCACCATGCACCAGCGGTCTGCCCTGGCCGCACAACTCGGAGCGAAGTTCGCTCCGGCGAACCCGCAGACGGCCGACGCAGTCGAGGTCGACCAGATGCTGCAAACGACGGTCCCGGGTATGTTCGCCGCCGGCGACGTCATTCCCGGCATGCCTTCGCTCGCCAACTCCATCTCCTCCGGCTCCCGTGCCGCTGCCGCGATAGTCGGCAGCCTGGTCATGGAGGGGTTCGGCGCCTGA
- a CDS encoding ACT domain-containing protein — protein MHQLSMAAIGRDRPGIVAAVTKVLFEQGCNLADCSMTVLSGQFAMILLLDAADTLTIEGLDAALEPVRAELGLSILVSEGEAAPAKLPERPYVISLYGADHPGIVYRVAAKLASMQVNVTDLMSRIVGDGIYTVVLDVDLPEGQDAQALSQELSEIAGEVGVDLSFRQAEIDPL, from the coding sequence ATGCACCAGCTGAGCATGGCTGCCATCGGGCGGGACCGCCCGGGGATCGTCGCCGCCGTCACCAAAGTGCTGTTCGAGCAGGGCTGCAACCTGGCCGACTGCTCGATGACGGTCCTGAGCGGCCAGTTCGCGATGATTCTGCTCCTGGACGCCGCCGACACCCTGACGATCGAGGGCCTCGACGCGGCGTTGGAGCCGGTCCGTGCCGAGCTGGGGCTCTCGATTCTGGTCTCCGAGGGTGAGGCTGCGCCCGCTAAGCTGCCCGAACGTCCGTACGTGATCTCTCTCTACGGCGCCGACCACCCCGGGATCGTCTACCGGGTGGCCGCCAAGCTGGCGTCGATGCAGGTCAACGTCACCGACCTCATGAGCCGGATCGTCGGGGACGGCATCTACACGGTGGTACTGGACGTCGACCTTCCCGAAGGCCAGGACGCCCAGGCGTTGTCGCAGGAACTTAGCGAGATCGCCGGCGAGGTGGGGGTGGACCTTAGTTTCCGGCAGGCGGAGATCGACCCGCTGTAG
- the def gene encoding peptide deformylase, whose translation MIRPVLKYPHPSLRTPAVEVTEFDESVLEVARDLVDTMRSHEKCVGLAAPQIGISLRMIAVDVSEHPKTTASHGLVVMVNPVVVASAGREVGREGCLSLPDITANVARAKRIQFEASFPDGEPFRSVSPGFEARAILHEVDHLDGILILDRVASPAEVFARRSR comes from the coding sequence GTGATTCGCCCGGTCCTCAAATACCCGCACCCGTCCCTCAGGACGCCGGCAGTCGAGGTGACCGAGTTCGACGAGTCGGTACTGGAGGTCGCCCGGGACCTGGTCGACACCATGCGTTCTCACGAAAAATGCGTCGGGCTGGCGGCGCCGCAGATCGGCATCTCGCTCCGGATGATCGCCGTCGACGTCAGCGAGCACCCGAAGACGACCGCCTCGCACGGCCTGGTGGTGATGGTAAACCCGGTGGTCGTAGCCAGCGCGGGGAGGGAGGTCGGCCGCGAGGGGTGCCTGTCGCTTCCCGACATAACCGCAAACGTCGCCCGGGCCAAGCGGATCCAGTTCGAGGCGTCGTTTCCGGACGGGGAGCCCTTCCGATCGGTTAGCCCCGGATTCGAGGCGAGGGCGATCCTCCACGAGGTCGACCACCTGGACGGGATCCTCATCCTCGACCGGGTGGCTTCCCCGGCGGAGGTATTCGCCAGGCGGTCCCGCTAG
- a CDS encoding DUF3565 domain-containing protein — translation MIRSITGFHQDDAGDWAAEMSCFHNRHIRHEPPFREAAWVLDPEGREAHVGSPIECPLCDRAELPEGLTPVGSAGPWDRDSLPGGLLNAHRTPEGRWGLLRVTEGAVDFQFEQETMSPPLTRRLEEGSEQPIPPGAPHRLVPTGPVRLELQFLGRKA, via the coding sequence GTGATCCGGTCGATCACGGGCTTCCACCAGGACGACGCCGGCGACTGGGCGGCGGAGATGTCGTGCTTCCACAACCGGCACATCCGCCACGAGCCCCCGTTCCGGGAGGCGGCCTGGGTGCTGGATCCCGAGGGCCGGGAGGCGCACGTCGGGTCCCCTATAGAGTGTCCTCTCTGCGACCGGGCGGAGCTTCCGGAAGGGCTGACGCCGGTGGGGAGCGCCGGCCCCTGGGACCGGGATTCGCTTCCGGGCGGCCTTCTGAACGCCCACCGGACCCCCGAGGGCCGGTGGGGCCTGCTTCGGGTCACCGAGGGTGCGGTCGACTTTCAGTTCGAGCAGGAGACCATGAGCCCGCCGCTCACCAGGCGCCTCGAGGAGGGGTCGGAACAGCCTATCCCGCCGGGCGCCCCGCACCGGCTGGTCCCCACCGGACCCGTCCGCCTTGAGCTGCAGTTCCTGGGCCGGAAGGCCTAG
- a CDS encoding NAD(P)-dependent alcohol dehydrogenase — MKTASPDRTTDSAGTGTGTMNAIIQDTYGSRAADVLRFGKTPRPAVKDDEVLVRVAAASVDRGTWHVMSGLPYPMRAAGFGLRKPKSPNPGRCLAGVVDSVGKDVTGFAPGDAVYGTCGGSFAEYAAVQAKRLAPKPANLSFAQAATAPISGVTALQAVRKADVQPGEKVLVIGASGGVGSFVAQIAGAAGAEVTGVCSTSKAEMVRALGVDHVVDYSRGDFLDEPGRYDVIIDTGGNSELSALRRALTPAGRLVIVGGETEGKWFDALTRTFKSILVGPFAKQKLLPLMSVENSADLIALSELIEAGRVTPAVDRTYPLAEAAAAVQYVQDGKAKGKVVIDVESSQ, encoded by the coding sequence ATGAAGACTGCTTCGCCCGACCGAACGACCGATTCCGCCGGCACCGGCACCGGCACGATGAACGCCATCATCCAGGACACCTACGGCTCCCGGGCGGCCGATGTGCTGCGCTTCGGCAAGACGCCCCGCCCGGCCGTCAAAGACGACGAGGTCCTGGTTCGGGTGGCCGCCGCCAGCGTCGACCGCGGCACCTGGCACGTGATGTCGGGCCTCCCCTACCCCATGCGGGCCGCAGGTTTCGGGCTTCGTAAACCCAAGTCCCCCAACCCGGGCCGGTGCCTGGCCGGGGTCGTCGATTCGGTCGGCAAGGACGTGACCGGTTTTGCTCCCGGGGACGCCGTGTACGGGACCTGCGGCGGCTCGTTCGCCGAGTACGCCGCCGTCCAGGCCAAGAGGCTGGCGCCCAAGCCCGCCAACCTGTCGTTTGCGCAGGCCGCCACCGCCCCGATATCCGGCGTGACCGCGCTGCAGGCCGTGCGCAAGGCGGACGTCCAGCCGGGCGAAAAGGTCCTGGTCATCGGCGCATCGGGCGGTGTGGGCTCATTCGTCGCTCAGATCGCCGGGGCTGCCGGAGCCGAGGTCACCGGGGTCTGCAGCACGTCCAAGGCCGAGATGGTTCGGGCGCTCGGGGTGGACCACGTGGTCGACTACAGCCGGGGCGACTTCCTCGACGAGCCGGGCCGCTACGATGTGATCATCGACACCGGAGGCAACAGCGAATTGTCCGCACTCCGCCGGGCCCTCACGCCGGCCGGCAGGCTGGTGATCGTCGGCGGCGAGACCGAGGGAAAGTGGTTCGACGCCCTGACCCGGACCTTCAAGTCGATCCTGGTAGGGCCCTTTGCGAAGCAGAAGCTTCTGCCGCTGATGTCGGTCGAAAACTCCGCCGACCTGATCGCCCTCTCCGAGCTCATCGAGGCGGGCAGGGTCACGCCGGCCGTCGACCGGACCTACCCCCTGGCCGAGGCGGCGGCAGCCGTCCAGTACGTCCAGGACGGCAAAGCCAAAGGCAAGGTTGTCATCGACGTCGAAAGTTCGCAGTGA